The Chamaesiphon minutus PCC 6605 DNA window CCGCACTCCAGAGTAACTGTCGAATCGATTTATCCCAAGTATGTATCTGTCCGTAGGTTTGGTCGAAGAGACTCAAAGCTAGTTCGGCGACGCGCTCTGAATGGGGGAGATCTACGCCATATTTACCAGCAATTTTGAGGGTACTGCGTTCGCGAATCGAACCTTGGTACTTGAGTCGATCTTCAATCAGTCCCTGTGTCAGCATCCAGTCAACGATTACCCCTTCGCGAAGACTGCGCTCGCAGACAGATAGATGTTGCATCCCTAGTAGTGTCATCGCTTCTTGGAGCACGACGGCACCTGCGACGATAATTTCGGCACGTCGCTCGGAAATGCCTTCAATTGCCGTCCGCTCAGCAACAGTCATGCGGCGGAGGCGATTGATGAGATTGCGTAATTCAGCTAGATGAATGCCCGAACCATGGACGCGATCGGGGACGTGACCATTTTTCTCTAAACTAAGGATCGTCGCTAGTGTTTCGATCGTGCCGGAAGTCCCAATCATTTTGGGCATTTCCCCCGGCTGGAGATTAGCTTTAATCTCATCGATGGCGCGTTCCAATTGTCCGCGCACGAAGGCTTGGAGATAGAGTAAAGCTCGATCGCTAACAGGATTATTGGGGATAAATTCACCCGTCAGCCGCACGGCACCGATTTTGGTACTGCTGAGGGTGCGCGGCTCGTGCGTATCGCCCAAGATTAGCTCGGTGGAACCGCCACCAATGTCGATAATAATATGCGGCGTATTGTTAAACTCGACTCCCGATAAAACGCCCAGATAAATCCGCCGCGCTTCTTCTTGTCCCGAAATAATATTGACGGCTAATCCCAATTCTGCCTCGATCGATCTGACAAATTCATGTCCGTTGGGAGCTTCGCGTACCGCGCTAGTAGCCACGGCAAAGATCTGTCGAACGTTGAGACTTTTGGCAACTTCCTGACATCGTTTGAGGGCACCAAAGGCTCG harbors:
- a CDS encoding Ppx/GppA phosphatase family protein, giving the protein MVNVVLEASATIDGDRASNDPIIAAIDIGTNSIHMVIVRIVTSLPAFSTIAREKETVRLGDRDPLTGNLTPEAIERAFGALKRCQEVAKSLNVRQIFAVATSAVREAPNGHEFVRSIEAELGLAVNIISGQEEARRIYLGVLSGVEFNNTPHIIIDIGGGSTELILGDTHEPRTLSSTKIGAVRLTGEFIPNNPVSDRALLYLQAFVRGQLERAIDEIKANLQPGEMPKMIGTSGTIETLATILSLEKNGHVPDRVHGSGIHLAELRNLINRLRRMTVAERTAIEGISERRAEIIVAGAVVLQEAMTLLGMQHLSVCERSLREGVIVDWMLTQGLIEDRLKYQGSIRERSTLKIAGKYGVDLPHSERVAELALSLFDQTYGQIHTWDKSIRQLLWSAAILHNSGHFVSHDAHHKHSYYLIRYGELLGFSESEIDIIANVARYHRKSPPKKKHQNLQNLSKEQRSIVSQLSAILRVAVALDRRRIGAIKDVRLNCDLTSRECHLTFFPTDPTDACVLECWSLDYKKPIFETEFNLKLSTTKG